A segment of the Bacteroidota bacterium genome:
TAAATGTTGATGTTAAACTATTAGTAGCGCTAACGGTAAATATTGGGGCGTAAGTTGTGCCACAATCTGTTGACACCATTACACGAACCATATCATCACTTCCCATTGCACTATAAGTTGTTAATGCTCCTACACCTGTTATAGCTGCATCAAAAGTAATTTGAGAAGCTGATGTTGCTGTAAACTTCGGTCCTAAAATCCAGTCTTCTTTGGAAACAGCAAGTAAATTAATTCTTGCAGTAATATTTCCTACCCCGTTTAATCCGGTTTGAGAAGTCCATGTTGAAGTTGTACCACCTGGTACAACCGAACCTGTAGCCTCACTCCATAACGGGAATGGTGTAGCTAAATTAGCGCCTGTATAACCTGTAAAACTTACAGCCTGAGGTAATGAAGATACAGCGATTACTGTACGAGTAGTTTGAGCCATTGCATCATTCATAGTATTTCCATCACCTGCCAATGACGTAAAACCATTAAAAGAATATGTTCCGGCTGTAGTCATATTTAAGGTTCCAACGTTAACAGTAGCACTTGCACCGGCAGCTAAAGGACCAGTAAAGGTTGTATTTAATGTTTGACTAACTGCTCCTGAAACAACAACTGTTACAGGAATATTTGACTGTGCATTAGTACCATTATTCATGATGGTGGCAATTACATTTTCATTGGCACCATAACAACCTGTTGTTAACGGACTAACTAAATTTTGCATTCCTACATCGGTAGGAAGTGGAATATAACTGTAAACAATTCGAATATTTGGACGAGTAGATTGAGTAGTTAAGTTAGATGTTCCGGTTAAACTTGTAGATGCAGAAGTTCCTAATACCCGTCCTGTAACTGCTCCCCCATTCCAACCAAATCCACCTGTAGTTGGATTACCGGTTAGTGCTGAAATATCCCAATCTGTAAGTATTTCCAAAGCACCGCCGGTATATACAAATGGGGAACTGAGGTTAAAACTTAAAAACCCTGTAGTTGCAGGTATATTTTGAGATGTTGTAGCATAAGCAGTTGAAGCTCCTGTTGACAACACACCCCATGAGGTAGTACCTGTATAAGATGTTAGAGCAGAGTTTTTCATTAAGATATTAAATACAACCGCAGCCGAATTAGAGGCTGTAGCACCTGTTGTACTCTTATCCCACTCAACAGCTGTAATTGTTGCATTAGGCGGTAAGCCTGCCAAGCCTAACTCAGTTGCATCATATAAAAAGGCCGCACGGCTAAAGTCAAAAGTGCTTGATGTACTTGAGCGGTAAATTGGATGCCAATTTAGGCCCAAGGATGTGTTCACTCCTGTTCCGATTGATAGAGTTGCTGTTACCTGAGCTTGACTGCTCAAATACAGAAATATCAACAAGAAAAATGAAAAGTTAAAAGTAGATTTTCTCATATTTTATTAGTTATTAAAATGGACAACAAAATTAGGTCATTATTGTTTAGCTACCTCTAACTTTTTCAGTACTGTTAATAATTAAATGTTAAATCATCCTAATTAAAATAAAAAACCACCCCGTTTGCGGGATGGTTCTTTACTCATATTAGAATGGGATTAGATTATTTTAATTTAAATGCCTTTTTAACTTTTGGCACATAATCCAATTTTTCCCAAGTAAACAACTCCACCTTTTTTGTGATTGTTTTTCCACCCGGTACTCTGAATGTTTTATTTACTACCTCGTTCTTACGACCCATATGTCCGTAAGCAGCAGTTTCGCTATACATTGGTGTACGTAATTTCAAACGTTGTTCGATAAAATACGGACGCATATCAAATACCTGCTCAACAATCTTAGCAATTTCACCGTCACTCATTTTTACTTTCGCAGTTCCGTATGTATTTACATAAATACCACAAGGTTTAGCAACACCGATAGCGTAAGAAACTTGTACTAACACCTCATCGCATACACCTGCAGCTACTAAGTTTTTCGCGATATGACGCGTTGCATAGGCTGCAGAACGGTCTACTTTAGAAGGATCTTTTCCGGAGAAAGCTCCACCACCGTGAGCACCTTTTCCACCGTAAGTATCTACGATAATTTTACGACCGGTTAATCCTGTATCACCATGCGGACCACCAATTACGAAGTTACCGGTTGGGTTGATATGATACGTGATTTTATCGTTGAATAATTTATGTAAAGATGTTTTTAAACCTTTTAATACACGTGGAATTAAAATAGTTTTTACATCCTTCGTGATTTGCTCCTGCATCTTCGTTTGATTACCGTTTGTAAAATCATCGTGTTGTGTTGAAATTACAATTGTATCAATACGTACCGGTTGGTTGTTATCGTTATACTCGATAGTTACCTGTGATTTTGCATCCGGACGTAAATATTTCATTTGCTTACCTTCCTTACGGATAGCAGCTAACTCTAATAATAATCGGTGAGCTAAATCCAAAGGTAACGGCATGTAATTATCTGTTTCGTTAGTTGCATAACCAAACATCATACCTTGATCACCTGCACCTTGCTCTTCTTTCTTTTTCTTATCCACACCCTGATTGATATCAGAAGATTGTTCGTGAATAGCAGAAAGGATACCGCAAGATTTTGCTTCAAACATATATTCCGCTTTGGTGTAACCGATTTTTGCGATTACATCACGCGCGATGTCCTGAACATCCAAATAAGCTTTTGATTTTACTTCGCCTGCTAATACAACCTGTCCGGTTGTAACTAAAGTTTCGCAAGCCACTTTACTTTGCGGATCGATAGCTAAAAAGTTATCAATTAACGCGTCTGATATTTGATCGGCCACTTTATCCGGATGACCTTCAGAAACTGATTCGGAGGTGAATAGATATCCCATAATTTGTTTTTAGAATTGAGGTGCTAATATACTATTTAAGGTTTGAAATCAAAAAGGGTTTTTTTAAGAAAATTTAAGCCTTCAAGTCCTATACGGCGAATCCTTTAGTTTTCGCTTTTTTTGCCTACAAGAAGGTTATTGATGACAGACAATAACACATAAAACAAAATCACAAAAGGAATTCCCATGTATTGAAATACCGACAATAACACAAGCGCCAAAATCAGAAACACGAAACGGACTTCATTTCCTTTCCATCCGAAATTTTTAAATTTTAATGCGATGAGTTGAATTGGGGCTACTAATAAGATACTACAAACAATAGTTGTAATTATTAAAAAAGATGTACTATTAAACAAACTTACTATATAATAATAAAAGCTATAAGAGGCCTCTATTGAAGGAGCAATAGATGTTCTAAAATGTATTGGATATAAACTTACTATTAAAGCAACGGAACAAATCAAAATGGCATTAGCAGGTGTAGGAACTCCAATGAAAGAATCACTCTGACGGGTATCGTTATTAAATTTCGCTAAGCGCAATGCAGAAAAAACCGGAATCAAAAACGCAATATAAGACCATGGATTATTTATATATTGATTCTCCAAAAACGCACCAAAATCTCCATGACTCTCAATGGACAAATCCCATAGATTGCTCATGCGAATCATTTGAAACATTACCACACCCGGCACCACTCCAAATGTAACCATGTCCGCGAGGCTATCTAAATCTTTTCCAATCGCCGAACTTACTTTTAATAAACGCGCAGCAAATCCATCGAAAAAATCAAGCACGGCTGCTATACCAACTAAATAAGCTGCCCATACTAAATTACCATTAAAAGCTTGTACAATGGCTAAACAACCGCACACCAAATTACCGCAGGTGATTGCATTGGGAATATGTTGTTTGATTTTCAAAACTGATGTAAAGATACTATTTATCAAATACGTTTCCCTATTAAACCTTGGCTTTTACTATATTTAAACCATGTTTAAAACAAACAAAAACCATGTTATACTATTAAGTTCTGTAACGCTGGTGTTTCTTTTTGTTTGCGCGCGTGCCGTGAATCTGGATTTTACGCATGATGAAGCCTATTCATTTTTAAACATCAAACAATTTTGGTACGCGCAATTCTTATGTAACGCCAATTCGCATTGGCTCAACTCTGCGGCCATGAAAATCGCGTCTTTATTCGGTTTGGAAAGTGCGTGGGGATTACGTTGGTTCAGTATTGTGTGTGCCGGTGGACTATTAACCTTAGCATATGGGTTTATCAGAAAACTCGAAGACTACAGACTGCAATTTTTAGCCTTTACGGTTTTATGTTTAAATCCCTTTGTACTCGACTATTTTGTTTTGGCGCGCGGTTATGTTTCAGGAATGTTCTTCGAGTGCCTGGCATTTTATTTTTTTCTAAAACACAAAAAAGAGAGTTCCAATAAAAACGCATTTATTGCTTTAACTTCAGCAGGACTCGCCGCCATTGCCAATTTCAATTTCTTTTATTTTTTGAGTGCTTTTTCCTTAGTGTTTTTTTATGAGAATTACTTTCAGAAAGGACTCGCTTTCTTTAAAAACAAAAATTTCTATTGGCATCTTTTTATTGCAATGGGCTTTGCTCTTCTGGTTTTACGCGCGCTGTTATTTATCAAACGCTGTTCGAATGATTTATTACTAGGCACAAGCAATTTATTTGAAGGCGTTTTTGCCTCGGCCATCGACAGTTTGTTTTATTTAAATCTGGGAGAGAAGAATTCGCTTTTAATTATTCCTGCCGTCATGATGTTAGTTTGGCTGATTTTTTCGGTGGGAATCGGATTGTTTTTTAGAAAGAAACACCAAAACCAAATCTATTTTTACGCTTCCCTTATTTTGGTTTTATTTTTAGGTCTGCAAATCATTAATCATGTTTTTGCAGGCGTGATGTATCCTTATTACCGTTCAGCGCTTTCTTTATTTCCACTTCTTTGTATCAATCTGATTTGTTTTTGTAATTATGTATCACAACGCAACAAACCGCTTAATTATATTTTCCTTTTAATTGGTATCTTGTTAGCGTCGAACTTTATTAAAAACATACAGTTTACACATACGTTTGATTTTTATCATCAGAGCGAATCCAAACAATGTTTTGATCTAGTAAAAAAATTAGGAGCAAAGAATGTAGGAATGTGTCATGAACATTTTGGCGTTTTCATTAATTACTATCAGCCCAGCGATGATTATAAATATCCGTTCAAAGGATCGCAATTAAACACCTACGATGAAAGTAAAGAATGGATAGAAAAAGATTTATTGGATGATATGGATTATTTGATTTTGTATCCGCCTTACAATTTATCTTACTATAAAAAACGAGCTATTAAATTTACCGCCATAAAAATGTATCCGATAACTAAAACAGTTGTATTAAAAGTAAATTGATTGCTGCTAACCCCTCTGTCATAACCCCTCTGTCACTACGTGACATCTCCTCCCGATGTAAAATCGGGACAAGCTCTTAGCAGGGGAGAATTCAGTCGTGGTACTATTGAGTTTTTTAGAAACGGACAGCCTCTCCCCCTGCTAAGGGGGAGTCCGCGCAGCGGGAAGGGGTTTAATCTCAAACTGTTTTAAATATATAAAACCCCTCTGTCACTACGTGACATCTCCTCCCGATGTAAAATCGGGACAAGCTCTTAGCAGGGGAGAATTCAGTCGTGGTACTATTGAGTTTTTTAGAAACGGACAGCCTCTCCCCCTGCTAAGGCCTGTCCCGTCCCGATAGCTATCGGGATAATCGATGGAGGGGAGTCCGCGCAGCGGGAGGGGGTTAAACTTTATATCAAAAAGATGTCTCGACTCCGCTCGACATGACAATCCATCTTAAACTTCCTTTGCTTATAAGAAATTACTTGAAAATAAAAAAGCTGCTCCAAACAAAGAGCAGCTTTAAACACAAATAAACTAAAACACCAACGGTGTTAACTAGAACAATTACTTTAACAGTTCGCGGGAAATTACCAGTTTTTGAATTTCACTGGTTCCTTCACCGATAGTACACAACTTACTGTCGCGGTAATATTTTTCGGCCGGGAAATCTTTTGTAAATCCGTAACCGCCGAAAATTTGTACGGCTTCTGTACTATTTCTCACGCATACTTCCGAAGCGTAATATTTTGCAATAGCGCCTTCTTTCGTCATTTTCTGACCTTTATTTTTTAAGTCGGCCGCTTTAAACGTTAACAATTCTGCAGCCTCACACTCAGTTGCCATATCCGCTAATTTAAAGCTGATGGCCTGGAATGTAGCAATGGCTTTTCCGAATTGGTGACGTTCCTTACTGTATTTCAAAGCACACTCATAGGCACCACGTGCAATACCACAGCTTAATGCAGCAATACTGATACGTCCGCCATCCAATACTTTCATCGCTTGAATAAATCCTTCACCCTCTTTACCTAACATTTGATCTTTGTGAACGCGGCAATCTTCGAAAATTAATTCAGCTGTTTCGCTGGCACGCATACCCAATTTATTTTCTTTCTTACCTGATTTAAAACCGGGTGTACCTTTCTCAATGATAAACGCGCTCATACCGTGGCTGTCGCCTTTTTCGCCGGTACGAACAATCACCACCGCTACATTTCCGGTGATAGCATGTGTGATAAAGTTTTTGCTGCCATTAATCACATAATAATCGCCATCCTTGCGGGCAACGGTGTTCATCCCTCCGGCATCAGAACCGGTACCGGTTTCAGTTAAACCCCAGGCACCAATCCATTCGGCAGTGGCTAATTTTGGTAAATACTTTTTCTTTTGCTCCTCATTACCGAAAGCTAAAATATGACCGGTACATAAAGAATTATGAGCTGCCATCGATAAAGCGATAGAGCCGCAAATTTTTCCCAATTCAATAATAGCAGTTACGTATTCGGTATACGATAAACCTGAACCGCCATATTCAGTTGGAACTAAAACGCCCATAAGGCCCAGTTCACCTAGTTTTTTAAATACATCAACAGGAAAAGTTTGTGCTTCATCCCACTCCATCATTTGCGGATAGATATGTTCTTTTCCGAATTTACGAATCATATCAGCAATCATTTGCTGATTTTCGTTGGGCATAAAGCTCATGCCAACTTGTTGTTCTAATACTGTACCAGACATGTTATATTATTTGAATGTGATTTTAATTTTTCTTTTCCTTTTAAAAATTCGAGTTCAACAATGAATGAAAAACCGGAAACTTTAGCGCCGGCCATTTTTACCAATTCGGCAGCGGCCGCAGCGGTTCCACCGGTTGCTAAAAGATCATCATGAATTAAAACATTTGCGTTTTTTTTCAAAGCATCTTCGTGCATTTCTATCACCGACGAACCGTATTCCAAATCGTATTTGTAACTAATCGTTTTATAAGGCAATTTTCCCGCTTTACGAACTAAAACAAATGGAACATCTAATTTGTTCGCCATTAAAAAACCAAACAAAAAACCGCGACTTTCAATACCTATGATAGCGTCCGGTTTCAAAGGCGTTTGCGCAATCATTTCTTCCACCATGCGTGTACATAATTTTTGATTCTCGAAAAGCGGTGTAATGTCTTTAAACAAAATGCCCGGTTTAGGAAAATCAGGAATGCTCCGAATGGTTTGATTTATTTCTTCACGCAAATTCATGCTTTACAAAACTATTAAATAAATTTCGAATAATTCTGTTTAGGCATCGTAATTAAATTAATTTTATATTATTGTATTTCAATTATTTAAACAATTTTTAGTGATTTTGGGTACTGTAATAGTCGTTAAAAATAAAATGCTCAATTATAGTGGTCATTTTTTTGTTCAATTCGCTAATTATCACTATTATTGCTACTTGTTAGCGAAATAATGCTGATAATTTTTTTAACGATTATGAAAAATTTAAAAACACTTTTAATTGTTGCCATCATTGGTTTAAGCTTAAACTCTAACGCGCAGTTTTCACGTTGGTGGTATCAGTTTTCTGCGAAAATGCGTCAAACTCCTTGGGTAGTTGGTGGAGGTTGGAATGTAGTTGATGACGATGGTCGTCCTTTTAAAAGTTTATTTGATGTAAATAAATCTTGGAATATTCCTCCATATCCTAGTCGTTTGTTCTGTCAAAAAGTACTTGATAAGGAAAAAGGATGGGGTGTTGAATTGGGTGTTGCTTATAACAGATATGCGGGCGGAAATCGAATTAATAATAATGAGTTAGCAAGCGCAGGACAAATGTACATTGGTGTTGATGCTGCGGCGATTTATGATTTCAATAAATTATACGATTTAAATGCTTTAATGTTTGGTGAACAAGAAATTTTTCAACCATACGCTCATATGGGATTAGGTTACACTTACCGCGCACACGGTCCTTATTTCCATACTGCTTCTCTTAACTTAGGTTTAGGATTTAATGTGTGGGTTTATGAAGGCTGGGGAATTCAAGTTCAAAGCGTTTCAAAAATCGCATTGGCAGGTCCGTTTATTAAAACCGGAGCAAACTACATGCAACACTCTATTGGTGTAGCATACAAATTCCAACCCGCTCCTATTTCATTAGGTAAACGTTACAAATTCAAAAAGCACGAAATTAAAAAGGCACTTTAATACTAAAATGTATGATGAAAAGCCCCGAGTGTAAACCTCGGGGCTTTTTTGTTTGTACTCGCACTTTTTTAACTCACCCCCGGACTCACTTTGTTCGTCCACCCCCTCTCTACTTGGGTAGAGAGGGGGGGAATTCAGTCGTGGTACTATTAAGCTTCTTTAAAAGCGGACAGCCTCTCATCCTGCTAAGGGGGAGGGTCCGAAGTGCGAGAGGGCTATATACATAATATTAAAGATGTCTCGCTTGCCCCTCGACAAGCTCGGGGACCAACCTCGACATGCTCGGGGATCGTGTAGCGGAAGGGACTTTAACTTTATATAAAACTACACTGTCATAAACCCCTCTGTCCCCAGCCTGCTCCGCAACGGCTGGTAAATGCGTAACATCTCCTCCCGATATAAAATCGGGACAAGCTCTTAGCAGGGGCGAATTCAGTCGTGGTACTATGAGGCTTCTATAGCAACGGACAACCTCTCCCCCTGCTAAGGGGGAGTCCGCGTAGCGGGAGGGGGTTTAACTTTAAATTACTTTATATAAAACTACTCCGTGCTCTCTAATCCTCAAAAACTCTGTGTTGAAAAAATGTCTCGACTCCGCCCTACTTCACTGCGCTACGGAGGATAAACTCTAAATGACAGGTGTTCAAAAAACTACCCCGTGCTCTCTAATCCTCAAAACTCTGTGTTGAAATAAATGTCTCGACTCCGCTCGACATGACATTCCATAAAAAACCATGAAAAATCAGTTCTCTAAACTTTTTTAGAAAAAGAAATTTTCTATTTTTACTCTCTTTTTTGAAAATTGAATTTACAAAAGAAAATATTCAACTTTTTAAATTCACTTCTGCTTTGCTTCGTTCTCTTTCTGTTCTCTTCTAACATCAAAGCACAAGTGTATCCTGTGCAGCTTAGCACTCAACTCATCCCGCCTTACAGCGGCTACCTTCCCGATTACGCCGACCCTTCCTCCGAAAAATTAAAAATCATTTTACAATTCAATGATTTTCTCACACCTCAATATAACGTCAAATTAAAACTGGAAATAAAAGGAAATGGTTTTAGCATCGTCACCAAACAACTTTTTAATCCGCCTCCTATTGTCTTGCAACCGGGCATTCCCACCATCATCAGTGGTGTTGATCTGGCGCCTTATCTTAATTCTGCTAATCTCGATTTCATTGGCATTAATCAAGCGCAATACGAAAACAGAATGGCACTTCCGGAAGGATTTTATTCCATTTGTGTTACTGCTTATGATTATTATAATCCGGGAAAAATTCAAGTGAGTAATCAAAGCTGCAGCAATGCCTGGTTCACGCTTAGCAATCCACCTTTTTTAAATCTTCCGCTCTGCTCAAAAAACATTACGCCGCAAGTTCCGCAAAACATCGTGTTTCAATGGACACCCGTAAACATCGGTTCTCCTAATAGTGCCACGAGCACAGAGTACGATTTTGAATTATGGGAAGTGCGTCCCGATTCTTCTGTTAATCCCAATCAAATTGTTTTAAGTACTGCTCCTATTTTCAGTACAACTACCAATCTTCCTCTTCTTAATTATGGAATTGCTGAACCGCCACTTAATTTATACATGAAATATGTGTGGCGTGTACGCGCACGTGATTTAAGCGGAAGAGATTGGTTTAAGAATAACGGTTACAGTCAGATTTGCACCTTCGTATACGGAAATTTAAGTTCTGTATTGGGGAACGCGCTCAGCTTAACACTCAACGCGAATGGCATCACACATCGCATGGGACATTGTACCTGGAATACGCAAAGCATTTACACCAATTATAAACTACAAGTTAGAAAACAAGGCACACAAAATTGGTTTGACTACAATACCTCCGGCAATTTTGAAAAAGTAAATAATCTGGAACCTAACACCGATTATGAAGCACGCGTGCGCGGAGAAGGCAGCGCCTTAACCGGTGACTGGAGTAATGTGGCTACTTTCCGCACATTGAGCGAGCCGGTGTATGGTTGTGGCGATCAAACTTTTGCGCCGGACGTATTTCAGGCCCAACCTTTACCTGTGAGTAAAGCAATTCCCGGTTTAATCATACAAAGCGGACAATTTGAAGTGAAGGCTTCCCAAATTACACCTAACGGTCCGCAGGGCTGGTACAGTGGAAAAGGAACAGCCGAAGTGTATGGATTTCCAATAGCTGTCAAATTCAATAATATTTACATTGATGATAACAACCGACATCAACAAGGTATCATTGAAGCTTTAACCGAAGGCATTACTGCATGGACGCAGCAATGGGATCAGAATTTTGCAGAAGAAAACGCATCATACATTCCCGGGAAAATCGACAGCATTTGGGTGAGCGGTAATCAGATTTGTGTAAAAATACAAGGCGATGATTCTTGTTTTACCATGCCGCCCAACCAAAACATCGTGGTGGTGCGTGACGGAGAAGGCAATCAATATAACGTACAGACCACCCCTCCACCGCCAAAAATTACCGGTCCGTTTAATTATATCACGTATGGAAACGATAACATCGATGCCAAAGACAGTTGCATTGTGCACTTCGAGCAGAGCAACAATCAGCAATTCGGTTTCGATAAAAAACAATACGCGGCCTGGCTCAATAATTATGAAACTATTAAATTAAACAATGGCAAAACTTATTTTGTTCCTTATAAGAGTGTTGGTGAAAATGCCAGTGATAAAGTAAAGGCAGAGATAAAAATCATTCCCTTTGACGCGAATAAATTAAGTTTCAAAACGCGCGGCGGACAAACCTGTGTGCATACCTCAGCAGGAGCGAACAGTTTTGAAGTAACGGTGCCGGCCGATGCAGGTTGTGTGTACGCGTATTATGATTCTAGAAAAATCGGTAAGCTCAATGTCGTCACTTTAAAACAACAAAACCGAAAACTAGTATTAGTTCCGGTTAACAATGCCGCTTTAAGTGTAAGCAATGTACAAAATGAGCTGAATAAATTATTTGGGCAAGCCAATGTGAATTGGTCGGTAACCACTAAGAGCAATTTCAATTTTAATTTAGGAAATGACGGATTAGAAGCGGCCGATGCTAATTTATTAAGCAAGTACAGCACGGAGATGCGTGCTTTACGCGATGCTTACAAAAGCTACGACAGCTTATACGATAAAGAAGCTTATTATATTTTTGTAGTAAATAATTTCAACGACCCTGCCGTAAAAGGCTACATGGTGCGCGGACGTGGATTAGGATTTGTAGCGGCGAATGCTTCTGTTAAACACCTCGCGCACGAATTAGCACACGGCGCATTTGGATTAGAGCACAGCTTCCCTGCCATTGCCAAAAACACCAGCAACAATTTAATGGATTACAAAGAGCAAGGTGTGGAATTGAGCGCGATGCAGTGGGAGGAGATGCATAGCTCGCAGATGGTGTTTAATTGGTTTGATACGGAGGAGGATGCGGCTTTATCCGAGGCTGATTTTGCAAAATGGTTACAAAATATTATTGGACTTAATTGCTATAATACTTACAAAAATTATAATGGCATCATTCCCGAATGCACTTGGAACAACAATGTTTTGAATGCCATGCCGGATGGTGGTTACGGTTGTGCATTTGCATGTGGAATATTGGATGGAGTATTTCTAACTATAAAGGATGCGGTTAATTTAGTAGATCTAATTAATTGTTGGACACCCCTTGGCTACAATTCGACTACTTCCGGTTGTGCATTAACTAGAGAAAAAACAATAGAGACTATAAAACTTGTAAGAGAAATTTGTGGCAGTTCTGAAGGCTATAAAA
Coding sequences within it:
- a CDS encoding glycosyltransferase family 39 protein, which produces MFKTNKNHVILLSSVTLVFLFVCARAVNLDFTHDEAYSFLNIKQFWYAQFLCNANSHWLNSAAMKIASLFGLESAWGLRWFSIVCAGGLLTLAYGFIRKLEDYRLQFLAFTVLCLNPFVLDYFVLARGYVSGMFFECLAFYFFLKHKKESSNKNAFIALTSAGLAAIANFNFFYFLSAFSLVFFYENYFQKGLAFFKNKNFYWHLFIAMGFALLVLRALLFIKRCSNDLLLGTSNLFEGVFASAIDSLFYLNLGEKNSLLIIPAVMMLVWLIFSVGIGLFFRKKHQNQIYFYASLILVLFLGLQIINHVFAGVMYPYYRSALSLFPLLCINLICFCNYVSQRNKPLNYIFLLIGILLASNFIKNIQFTHTFDFYHQSESKQCFDLVKKLGAKNVGMCHEHFGVFINYYQPSDDYKYPFKGSQLNTYDESKEWIEKDLLDDMDYLILYPPYNLSYYKKRAIKFTAIKMYPITKTVVLKVN
- a CDS encoding adenine phosphoribosyltransferase, whose translation is MNLREEINQTIRSIPDFPKPGILFKDITPLFENQKLCTRMVEEMIAQTPLKPDAIIGIESRGFLFGFLMANKLDVPFVLVRKAGKLPYKTISYKYDLEYGSSVIEMHEDALKKNANVLIHDDLLATGGTAAAAAELVKMAGAKVSGFSFIVELEFLKGKEKLKSHSNNITCLVQY
- a CDS encoding acyl-CoA dehydrogenase family protein translates to MSFMPNENQQMIADMIRKFGKEHIYPQMMEWDEAQTFPVDVFKKLGELGLMGVLVPTEYGGSGLSYTEYVTAIIELGKICGSIALSMAAHNSLCTGHILAFGNEEQKKKYLPKLATAEWIGAWGLTETGTGSDAGGMNTVARKDGDYYVINGSKNFITHAITGNVAVVIVRTGEKGDSHGMSAFIIEKGTPGFKSGKKENKLGMRASETAELIFEDCRVHKDQMLGKEGEGFIQAMKVLDGGRISIAALSCGIARGAYECALKYSKERHQFGKAIATFQAISFKLADMATECEAAELLTFKAADLKNKGQKMTKEGAIAKYYASEVCVRNSTEAVQIFGGYGFTKDFPAEKYYRDSKLCTIGEGTSEIQKLVISRELLK
- a CDS encoding fibronectin type III domain-containing protein; protein product: MNLQKKIFNFLNSLLLCFVLFLFSSNIKAQVYPVQLSTQLIPPYSGYLPDYADPSSEKLKIILQFNDFLTPQYNVKLKLEIKGNGFSIVTKQLFNPPPIVLQPGIPTIISGVDLAPYLNSANLDFIGINQAQYENRMALPEGFYSICVTAYDYYNPGKIQVSNQSCSNAWFTLSNPPFLNLPLCSKNITPQVPQNIVFQWTPVNIGSPNSATSTEYDFELWEVRPDSSVNPNQIVLSTAPIFSTTTNLPLLNYGIAEPPLNLYMKYVWRVRARDLSGRDWFKNNGYSQICTFVYGNLSSVLGNALSLTLNANGITHRMGHCTWNTQSIYTNYKLQVRKQGTQNWFDYNTSGNFEKVNNLEPNTDYEARVRGEGSALTGDWSNVATFRTLSEPVYGCGDQTFAPDVFQAQPLPVSKAIPGLIIQSGQFEVKASQITPNGPQGWYSGKGTAEVYGFPIAVKFNNIYIDDNNRHQQGIIEALTEGITAWTQQWDQNFAEENASYIPGKIDSIWVSGNQICVKIQGDDSCFTMPPNQNIVVVRDGEGNQYNVQTTPPPPKITGPFNYITYGNDNIDAKDSCIVHFEQSNNQQFGFDKKQYAAWLNNYETIKLNNGKTYFVPYKSVGENASDKVKAEIKIIPFDANKLSFKTRGGQTCVHTSAGANSFEVTVPADAGCVYAYYDSRKIGKLNVVTLKQQNRKLVLVPVNNAALSVSNVQNELNKLFGQANVNWSVTTKSNFNFNLGNDGLEAADANLLSKYSTEMRALRDAYKSYDSLYDKEAYYIFVVNNFNDPAVKGYMVRGRGLGFVAANASVKHLAHELAHGAFGLEHSFPAIAKNTSNNLMDYKEQGVELSAMQWEEMHSSQMVFNWFDTEEDAALSEADFAKWLQNIIGLNCYNTYKNYNGIIPECTWNNNVLNAMPDGGYGCAFACGILDGVFLTIKDAVNLVDLINCWTPLGYNSTTSGCALTREKTIETIKLVREICGSSEGYKKIYNELVKSLGGWANTTFCSDRTCAYNQGKLVFDIVSLFYGVGEVKAALSTGMAGAKIAKIIAEVDKTAVVVSKAFSQVGKSIVKTAAGLQLCLKLNGNPNFVLATIDITKKAIKFNNAELPSSVQGTIIGKLDNVNYVEDVTGAVKKGDIEIVQYDAGNNTVVAGYRKASSSLSWIDELVPQLPTGAKPKITEWINKGLIDSKLKTAFFNSNNKTELYNKLASAKSINHQRSIISDFENIPGVTPGNFISNSVDNITTTIYKNHFGKQFNLTSAQSKTFVKNAVLNQRNEIEVLENLNNGISLIKIKPGTKLYRVFDGYKTWDDITMSGNTLPNGSFWTFEKPTQITDIIEGTAVMPEWNGMSKIIEIEVPSSGLIGWYGKAAKQPASSNTSSFFLKGNSEQIIINFSQNQQQVSNIVTSIKLAPWTN
- a CDS encoding CDP-alcohol phosphatidyltransferase family protein — its product is MKIKQHIPNAITCGNLVCGCLAIVQAFNGNLVWAAYLVGIAAVLDFFDGFAARLLKVSSAIGKDLDSLADMVTFGVVPGVVMFQMIRMSNLWDLSIESHGDFGAFLENQYINNPWSYIAFLIPVFSALRLAKFNNDTRQSDSFIGVPTPANAILICSVALIVSLYPIHFRTSIAPSIEASYSFYYYIVSLFNSTSFLIITTIVCSILLVAPIQLIALKFKNFGWKGNEVRFVFLILALVLLSVFQYMGIPFVILFYVLLSVINNLLVGKKSEN
- a CDS encoding methionine adenosyltransferase; its protein translation is MGYLFTSESVSEGHPDKVADQISDALIDNFLAIDPQSKVACETLVTTGQVVLAGEVKSKAYLDVQDIARDVIAKIGYTKAEYMFEAKSCGILSAIHEQSSDINQGVDKKKKEEQGAGDQGMMFGYATNETDNYMPLPLDLAHRLLLELAAIRKEGKQMKYLRPDAKSQVTIEYNDNNQPVRIDTIVISTQHDDFTNGNQTKMQEQITKDVKTILIPRVLKGLKTSLHKLFNDKITYHINPTGNFVIGGPHGDTGLTGRKIIVDTYGGKGAHGGGAFSGKDPSKVDRSAAYATRHIAKNLVAAGVCDEVLVQVSYAIGVAKPCGIYVNTYGTAKVKMSDGEIAKIVEQVFDMRPYFIEQRLKLRTPMYSETAAYGHMGRKNEVVNKTFRVPGGKTITKKVELFTWEKLDYVPKVKKAFKLK